The Marinomonas sp. CT5 genome contains the following window.
GAGGCAATAAATTATGAAAATCACAAAACTCACGAATGGCGTCTAACAAACCAGTTCGCAACCCATTAACATGAGTTCCGCCCTGAGCAGTAGGAATCAAGTTAACATAACTTTCTGTGACCAGCTCTCCACCTTCCGGTAGCCATTGCACAGCCCAGTCAACACCTTGTGTTTTTTCAGTTAGTCCACCGATAAAAGGTTCATCTGGTAGCAATACAAAACCATCGTTGGCCTGAGCCAGATAGTCTTTCAAACCATCTTGATAAAACCACTCTTCGCGAACCTCTTCACTGCCACTTTGATCGATAAACACGACATGAAGGCCTGAACACAGTACAGCTTTGGCTTTTAATAGATGTTTTAAACGCGAGAGAGAGAATTTAGGGCTATCGAAATATTTTGTATCGGCCGTAAATTTCACTTTTGTGCCGGTATTTTTCTTACCGACTGTGCCAATTTCTTTTAGCTCTGAAGTTTTGAAACCATTTTCAAAACCAATGTGATAATGGACACCGTTACGTCTTACCCAAACTTCTAATGAAGTAGATAAAGCATTAACTACCGATACACCCACACCATGTAAACCACCTGAAAACTGGTAATTATCACCGGAGAATTTGCCGCCCGCGTGAAGTTTGGTCAGAATCAATTCAACACCGGAAATACCTTCCTCTGGATGAATATCGACAGGCATACCACGACCGTTGTCCTCTACGCTTAAGGAGCCATCTTTGTACAAGATGACTTCGATGCGATCTGCATGCTTCGCCAACGCCTCATCCACGGAGTTATCAATGACTTCTTGTGCTAGATGGTTTGGCCGTGAAGTATCTGTATACATTCCTGGACGCTTTTGTACAGGTTCTAAGCCACTAAGAACTTCTATGGATCCGGCGTTATATTCTTTTGCAGACATGCGTGTTTTTACTTCCAAGTTGATCGTGCAATACAGGGAAAAAGGACTGTATAGCGTGCGAGTGTAAATTAGATGGGCTAGAGTCTATCACTGGTTTTACTTAGTGTGAAATAGTCCAACAAAAGCAGTAGCTTACTCAGTTAATATTCCAGCAAAACGCAGAATTTCTCCGGTAAATCGTTCAAAATCAGTAAAGCGATGATCTCCATTTTTTTCATGGGTTAATCGTGCCGTTTGCGGAAAGCACTTTAGTGCTTCTTTGTAATCCAACACCTCATCACCTTCTTGAATCATCAGCCAATATAAATCAGCGGTTGGCTCAGTAACGATTAATTGCTCAAGCTCTTTCATATGCAATTGAGTTAATTCATATTTTTCATCGGTGTAAGGGTTAAATTGTTCTCCGAGATGCTCTTTTAATAAAATTGGGGCTTGCACGGCAGGGTTCACCAAAATGGTTTTTAAACAATATTTCTCCGCCAGATAAACAGCATAAAAACCGCCAAGTGAGCTCCCAATCAGTGTGATACCTTGCTCTAGATTGGCTTCAATGATGGCTTCTAGTTGCTTAATTGCTTCAGCAGGCTGCCAAGATAAACGAGGCGAAATCACCGCGTCAGGTACTCCCATATCTTTGGCTGCATTACACAGCACCATGGCTTTATGGGAACGCTCAGAGCTGTTAAAACCATGAATATACAATAGAGCAGTCAAGGGGTTTCATCTCTGTTAAAAGGTTAAAATCAAAATTAGGCGAACTGAAAGGACAAGGTATTGTTTAGTCGATGACCATGCTTCAAACAAAGCTCTAACAAATCAGCTAACTGCTGGTTTAAACGAAATTTTTCATCTCGATGCAACATGGCATCATTGGGATAAGGATAGGCTCCCTGATATTGTCGATGCCCATCAGTAATCTCTGCAATACCTACATCATGGTACAAACGAATCGTCATAGACAGAGTAGTTTTGAAGAGCAGTTTTTTTGGAATTTCCGGGCCAAATTCCAGCATAATTTCAGACGTAAAACGACTCTCTTTGCCAAGCGTCAATTGTAAACGGCTCTCTTGATCGCCTGCGCTATGAATAGAAAAATTCCAAGAATCCATCTCTTCTTGTCCACGCATGAGTTTACCAAGTCGGCGATAGTTTAGTTCGCCGAGCAATTGTAAGCTCACTAAATCTGGTACATAGTGTTTCGATGTTTTCTTAGTCATGTCACCCTTCGTCACCTTGTTCATTCTTGCGAAGTCTTACTCGCTGCAAAATTTTGTTCGACGCCCTTATTTGATGGTTGTCTTAATCTTTCCAATTGATGGTTCATGCGCACATCTTTATCGTGCCAGTATAGATTAAACCACGTAAAAAAGTGCTCTCTATCTTTTTCAGCTGCTCGATAGTCTAGCGCCAGAATACTCTCAGGCAGAGCCACTTCGCGTACCATGACTTTTACCTTGCCGATTCTACCGCATAACAAATCCCATCCAGTTACGGTTTCTTGTTCATATAAGACATTGATATCTGTAATACTTTTTATTGTTCCAGGCATAGTTTGCAATATAAAGCCTATGCCACCAGCTTTTGGCTTAAGTAAGTATTGATAAGGTGAAGATTGTTGCTCATGTTTACTAGGTGAAAACCGAGTACCTTCGACAAAACTCATGATGGAATTAGGACGGTTTAGTAATCGTTTGCAAGATCGTTTTGTCGTAGCTAAATCTTTACCCGCTAACTTAGGGTTCTTTTTAACCTGCTCTTTGGTATAACGCTTCATAAAGGGAAACCCCATAATATAGGTTGCCGTACCTACAAAGGGCATCCAAATCAAGGCTTGCTTCATAAACACTCTTGGCAAGGGCCTACGACCTTTAAGCTGAGCAAAAATGACAAAAACATCTACCCATGATCGATGATTAGCTATGATTAAATGCCAATGCTCAAAGTCGACCTGCATAGTGTCATCCAGCTCCCACCTTACGCCTAAAACATGTCTAAACCACCACTCACAAGAGGCCAACCAACCATCGTACAAACGATTCACACAACGTTCAGCAAAACTTTCATATGACGTACGCTTTAATAGTAATAAGGGCGCGATAAGATGAACCAACAATGCCCAACAAAATACATTGATACACATGAATACAAAAGAAACCAGACCAATTACTGGCTGAATCAGTGTTTTTTTGTAGGCAAAGGTAGAAACTTCTGGCTTCATCTGCTTAGACACACCAACGGGCTAGTAAATCGTTTTTGTTTAAAGCAAACCATTGTATCCCCATAATAGTACTGGCGTTTTCCACATCATTTTTAAGCAGAGCAATGGCATCATCTGAAGAAATTAAATGCAGCTTAATATCTTCATTTTCACTATCAAGACCATGAATTTTCGAGGTATCAACCAAACTGGAATCAAACTCAGCGGCATACATGCGAATATGTTCGACCAATCCCCCCGGTGAAGGAGTAAATTTAAACATATACTCTAAGCGATTTACTGATACACCGGCTTCTTCTAGAGATTCACGACGTGCTACCTCCTCATCGCTTTCACCTTCTTCCACCATCCCTGCAACCAACTCAAGTAACCAAGGTGATTCACTCTTTAATACAGCAGGACGAAACTGTTCAATCAACAATATTTTGTCGGCAACTGGATCAAACAAAAGTACGCACACAACATCGCTGCGAACCATCATCTCGCGAGACATAGGCTCGCTCCATTCACCGCTAAATTTTTTATGCCTCAAAGTCAGCTTTCGATACTCGAAAAAGCCTTTGTAGAGACATTCGTCGGTTAAAACCTCAACATCTTTTTTGTTGTAAGTTGGTTTAAACTTCATATTATCGCTTCCTTGAAATAAGGTCTGATATGATTGATTCATCACGGCAAGTCACGCTACGCCTTCTCAACGTCGACAAAATATGTCGGCAACTATGACAAGTTTGGAGTTGTTAATGGAAAACATACGTTGCGCTTGGTGTTTAGGATCTCCTGAATACATTCACTATCATGATAATGAATGGGGAATTCCTGTCCATGATGATCAAATGCTATTTGAGTGTATTGTACTCGAAAGCGCGCAAGCAGGTCTAAGTTGGATTACTATTTTACGCAAACGAGAAGGTTATCGAGA
Protein-coding sequences here:
- a CDS encoding YqiA/YcfP family alpha/beta fold hydrolase yields the protein MTALLYIHGFNSSERSHKAMVLCNAAKDMGVPDAVISPRLSWQPAEAIKQLEAIIEANLEQGITLIGSSLGGFYAVYLAEKYCLKTILVNPAVQAPILLKEHLGEQFNPYTDEKYELTQLHMKELEQLIVTEPTADLYWLMIQEGDEVLDYKEALKCFPQTARLTHEKNGDHRFTDFERFTGEILRFAGILTE
- a CDS encoding DUF1249 domain-containing protein, which produces MTKKTSKHYVPDLVSLQLLGELNYRRLGKLMRGQEEMDSWNFSIHSAGDQESRLQLTLGKESRFTSEIMLEFGPEIPKKLLFKTTLSMTIRLYHDVGIAEITDGHRQYQGAYPYPNDAMLHRDEKFRLNQQLADLLELCLKHGHRLNNTLSFQFA
- a CDS encoding acetyltransferase — translated: MKPEVSTFAYKKTLIQPVIGLVSFVFMCINVFCWALLVHLIAPLLLLKRTSYESFAERCVNRLYDGWLASCEWWFRHVLGVRWELDDTMQVDFEHWHLIIANHRSWVDVFVIFAQLKGRRPLPRVFMKQALIWMPFVGTATYIMGFPFMKRYTKEQVKKNPKLAGKDLATTKRSCKRLLNRPNSIMSFVEGTRFSPSKHEQQSSPYQYLLKPKAGGIGFILQTMPGTIKSITDINVLYEQETVTGWDLLCGRIGKVKVMVREVALPESILALDYRAAEKDREHFFTWFNLYWHDKDVRMNHQLERLRQPSNKGVEQNFAASKTSQE
- a CDS encoding NUDIX domain-containing protein: MKFKPTYNKKDVEVLTDECLYKGFFEYRKLTLRHKKFSGEWSEPMSREMMVRSDVVCVLLFDPVADKILLIEQFRPAVLKSESPWLLELVAGMVEEGESDEEVARRESLEEAGVSVNRLEYMFKFTPSPGGLVEHIRMYAAEFDSSLVDTSKIHGLDSENEDIKLHLISSDDAIALLKNDVENASTIMGIQWFALNKNDLLARWCV